The sequence GCCGGCCACGTAGGGCACCCAGCACACCAGGAAGATCAGGGAGAGGCTGGCGATGCATTTGGCATGCctgagctccagctgctgctccagctccgAGGGGCCCTGGCCTTGGTGCACGGAGCGCAGCACCTTCTTGATCTCCTGCAGCTGGCGCCGGGCCACCCGCAGCACCTGGGTGGACATGAAGGCCATGGCCAGGATGGAGGGGATGAGGAAGCCGTAGATCTCCAGGTAGAGGTAGGCAGTGGGGAAGATCTGTCTGTAGGAGCAGTTGGAGCTGGGTCGCCACTGGTTCCACCCCAGCACCGGCAGGCAGGCAAAGAGCAGAGGCAGCGCCCAGGTCAGCAGCAGGCAGAGGGGCACCCAGCGGTGCACCCAGAAGCGGCGGTAGTGCAGCGGGTAGTTGATGCACACGTACTTCTCGTAGTGCACCGCCAGCAGGTTGGCCAGGAAGGCCAGGAAGAAGTAATTGGGGGCCACGTGGGTGAGGAAGCAGCTGTGGTAGCCCCGTCTGTTCTCAAACTGCATCCAGGGGATGAAGGGCAGGGCGGCCCCGGCCAGGAGATCGGCAAACAGCAGGCTGAGAAAGAACCAGCTGGCGGCCCTGGGCAGCTTCCGGTTGCAGAGGATCCCCAGGATGATGAAGAGGTTGGCCAGGATGATGAAGACCGAGAGTGGGCCCGAGAGCCAGAAGATGAGCCTCAGGGAGCCCCCTGCGTCCCCAGAGACGTTCATCCTTCCGCTCAGTGCCGGCGGCAGGTCGGAACGGGGTCAGCCTGCACCGCGTGACAACAGCCGGGCGACGCTGCCAACGGGGCTCATCCTCCGCTCTCCCCCATGACAGGCCGAAGCCTCCTGCCGGGAGAGACACCATATCGCAGCGTTATTCTCTGCCCAGACACTGGGACGGTGACCTGCCCCAGAGAATCTAACCGGCTCACGAATAAGCAACAACATTTCCTGTGTGAGCAACACCAGCCTGCAGCGATGATATCGGGCACGGATGGCGTAAGAGCTCCCAGTCTTCCGGTCGTTTggatcctccccccaccccggggatGTACAAACAGGAGAactccacctccctgcccccgagGAACTTACAAAGGTCGGGTCTGAGCAGTATTTGGCCAGAGCCCCCAAGGACAACCCAGGaactgggcaggggagctggaggggacTCAGCAGGGGGCTCTTCAGAGTCAGTGGTAAGCCCAACATCACAGGACAGGGCTGAGGGCTCTGTGCTGGAGGGGGCGGCGTGGCCGACCCaacggggggcgctgtgccggagGGGGCGGCGTGGCCGACCCaacggggggcgctgtgctggagGGGGCGGCGTGGCCAACCCAACACGGGGCGCTGTGCTGGAGGGGGCGGTGTGGCTGACCCaacagggggcgctgtgctggagCAGGCGACGTGGCCGACCCaacggggggcgctgtgccggagGCGGCGTGGCCGACCCAACGGGGCGCTGTGCGGAGGCGGCGTGGCCGACCCAACGGGGCGCTGTGCGGAGGCGGCGTGGCGACCCAACGGGGGCGCTGTGCGGAGGCGGCGTGGCCGACCCAACGGGGCGCTGTGCGGAGGCGGCGTGGCCGACCCACGGGGGCGCTGTGCGGAGGCGGCGTGGCGACCCAACGGGGGCGCTGTGCGGAGGCGGCGTGGCCGACCCaacggggggcgctgtgctggaggggggcggCGTGGCCGACCCAATCGGGGGCGCTGTGCCGGAGGGGGGCGGCGTGGCCCAACGGGGCGCTGTGCTGGGCGGCGTGGCCGACCCAACGGGGGCGCTGTGCCGGAGGCGGCGTGGCCGACCCaacggggggcgctgtgctggagGCGGCGTGGCTGACCCAACGGGCGCTGTGCGGAGCGGCGGCGTGGCCGACCCAACGGGGCGCTGTGCGGAGGCGGCGTGGCCCGACAGCGGCGCTGTGCGGAGGCGGCGTGGCCGACCCAACGGGGGCGCTGTGCGGAGGGGCGGCGTGGCGACCCAACGGGGCGCTGTGCGGAGGCGGCGTGGCGACCCAACGGGGCGCTGTGCTGGAGGCGGCGTGGCCGACCCAACGGGGCGCTGTGCTGGAGAAGCGGCGTGGCGACCCAAACGGGGCGCTGTGCTGGAGGCGGCGTGGCCGACCCAATAGGGCGCTGTGCGGAGGGGCGGCGTGGCGACCCAACGGGCGCTGTGCGGAGGCGGCGTGGCCGACCCAACGGGGCGCTGTGCGGAGCGGCGTGGCCGACCCAACGGGCGCTGTGCGGAGGCGGCGTGGCGACCCaacggggggcgctgtgccggagGGGGGCGGCGTGGCCGACCCaacggggggcgctgtgccggagGGGGGCGGCGTGGCCGACCCaacggggggcgctgtgccggagGGGGGCGGCGTGGCCGACCCaacggggggcgctgtgccggagCGGGCGGCGTGGCCGACCCaacggggggcgctgtgccggagGGGGGCGGCGTGGCCGACCCaacggggggcgctgtgccggagGGGGGCGGCGTGGCCGACCCaacggggggcgctgtgctggagGGGGCACCAACCTTTTTTTAAACTCAGGCATAAAACCAAGTTACTCCTATGCCCACTCATGGCTGTGGAAGATCCCAGGACGCTGAGCAAGAGTCTAAGCTACTGCACCCGGTGCCCCCTTCAGACAGAAGACAAAGGAGCAAAACATACAAAAAAGGCCTTTCAAACCCCCAGATTTAAATTAATTGTTGATCTAAAAAGCCACGTACGTGAGACACTGAGTAAGTAGCTGTCTGTAGCTATAAGTAGCTAGAGATGTAATTCTTGATATTGCTTTCGCTTAGTTAAAGAGCAACGTCTACAAAAAGTCACCTGTCCACAAGCCGGGCAGCTCCGACACGGCAAACAAAAACTACCAACTCGTCATATCAGCGCAAGAGATTGGCTCCACTTCAATCACAGTGCCACGACCAAGAGAGATTTGATTTAATTCCTGCCCATATTCAGCGActggtaaataaataaattgatcGTTGTGAACGTCCAACTGTTCAGAACCACAAAGTCAACCAGGCAGGAGAAAGGACGCTTCCTTCTAAACCTCGATTTGAATCGAATGGCTCAACCGCAGGTAGTTCACTCTGGGCAGCAGCGCTGAGAAATATCGATCTCCACCGAACCCTCCAGCCTGGCTAGATTGCGAAAGTCTCTCTGCTATGTTATGAAAATCAGCACATTCAAAACGGCTTGAGATTAGGGCTCAGGTACTTTACTCAGAGATTGGCTGGCTAATACAGCACCAGAGCTCCTGTTCTTGTGACCGAGTGTCTCAAAACGCAGTGCTACGCTCTCCCTTCTGTATGCGTTGTCTGCTAGTGCCAGAGGTGCTGGGACATctactccctgcccccccccacacacacaccccagaggctgggagcagggctgtgtctcCGGGAGTGggggacagaggtaagggggtcgaggccacaactgggggtgggtgtggggccaggagcggagctCCGGGCAGGAGCCGGCACCCCACGtgcggggccaggagcagagccctgtcTGTGGGGCGGGATGCGGGGCCCTGGGAGTGTAGCCCTGGGAATAGGGCCCTCACTGAGCAGGGGGCCGGGCACAGGGCCCCGggagcggagttggggcaggCGCCAGCCCTCGAGCCCCAGGTGAGGTGAGGGGTTGGGAAGTGGAGCGTGGGCGGAGGGCAGGGCATAGGCACAGgaagcacccccaggttttatgcaCAGAGCCAGAGGCTGGGAAGTGGGGCACAAGGCcgctgcagcaccccccgcacCCTAACTTCCCGCACCTATGGCGAGTGCTTTATTACAGTTCAGAGCTAGTGCTCCTTGGGCCTCGCTGGAGTTAAACTTCAGGTTGGGCGAAGCGATGAGACGATTAGTGTGTTGACGATCCCTGTGGCTGCCCACACTTGGACAGGATGGCTGGGTTGAGGAGGAGGCAATCGGTAGGTCACCTTGGACTGGAGCCTGGCttgccatgcctcagtttccccatctgtaataatCTGGACAAGAGGCTTTGAGATGCGGGGGTGACAGGTGCTATCTACATGCAACGTAGGGTCATTACGGCCACACTGTGCTCGGCCTGTCACCACCTCTACCTTTCCGTGAGACCCCTTTGTAATCGCGCCGgccaggcagagcccggaggcCGATACAGCTCAGCTTAGGAAGGAACTATGGAGATGTCACTGTCACGCCGGCTGAAGGGCCCACGGCGGGGACCAGCCCAACAGGATTCTCCACCTCTGTGAACCCAACATTttctctgccccctgcagctgcagTGCAAGTCCCAGGCAGTGCAACGGCCCCACCTGCCTCATCTCCCAGGGCCTTGGACAATTGCAAGGACATTGCACCTGCAGCTCTTAGCAGACTCAACAGCCCTCAGCCCATCAGAAATTCCTCCTGCTCTTGGCTTCGGGCTGGGTGGCAAGGAACTCCCGGCCCATGGGAACCTGGCGAAGCACCGACGGGCGCTTATACcctttgggggctgggggccgggcccagcctctgaagcagcctGAGAGTTTGCAAATGTTTGAAAGGGAATGTAGGGCTGCCGGAAGGGGTCCCCGGTTCTCTGCAGAGCAGGGACAGCGCGAGCAAGGGCAGGGCGAGCAATGACCCTCACACAGGGCTGGATTTACACCTAACGCAGCCCTAGGCACAGCTTCTtcagcgccccctccccgccgACCTTCCTGTTTGCCGTAAAAAATGGAACGAAACGAAATCTAAACACAGCCTCCCCGGGAAGGCACGAGACCCTCCACCGTGCCCAGCGCTCCCAGCGCAGCCCGCCCGTCCCCGGCGAGGCCCGAGGGGCCTGGACCTCTCCCCACGGCGAGTGGTCCCTGCGTGTCTTCTGTCCCCCCCGCAGCCCGGTGTGCGGCAGCCGCGCTCTGGCTCTATCAGTGCAAATGAAGGAGGCAccagccacaccccaacccctccctgcccggcatggggtgggggtggctgagaTTAGGAAGGGGCTGGGACACTCTGCCCGGCCGCGGCTCCCATCGCCCCCAGGCGGGCTGACTCGctcaccctgctccagccccacatgCTGGCCGGCCACCAACCCACGCCAGGAGCCCGGCCGCCCGCTGGGGAGCTGTATTCACTTTTAACCCACTTTTTACTTTTAGGTGCCCCACGGCACGTGCCTACTGTGCCTCAGTGGAAATCCAGCCctgtcctcccccttccccaggagATCCACCGGCGCGCAGGGACTCCTTGCCGAGACGGCCAGAATGGGAGCCACGCCATGCCCGAGGCAATGCCCCTTCCGGCGCCCGCCCTGCTGGGAACGGTAGGGGGACTGCCTGGGGACCAGCCCAGTTGAACTGACCGGACGCCCCAGCCGGAGGAGAGAGATGCTTCAAGCCCCCAGCAATGAGGCATCAAGGCCCATTGAATTAACCCACCGGCAGCTGGGCACCTGCCACCCGGCTCATTTACGAAGAGCCAGAGAATCATAAAACGCTTTGCGCCAGGGAAACACGCTTTGCCTTCGGTGCAAGAGCAGCAGGCAGCTGCCGGAGCCGAGGCAGGGCAATAACAGCCATGGGGATGCGCCTTTAATGGACCCATAAAGAGCCCCTGGGAAGGAACGGGCTTGTTAGGGAGGCAGCAGATTGGCTTCCGGCGTGGGCAATTATATCGTTACAGCTAGATAATGACCGGCGGGAGCCTTTGCTCAGCCAGACCCCCCAGCTCAGAGCGGGCTGCAGCGGAACAAGCCGCTCGGCTTTTATTTCATTCAAATGTTGTTTTCTGTTTTGAAGTGGATTCAGCTCAGGGGAAACGCGCGGCCAGCAGGGCAATGGCTTCTGCTAACCCCCAGCTCAGCCGGGCTAAGGCATTGAACCGAGACGCATGAGATCTCGCTGCCCTGCTTGGCTCTGCCCCAGATTCCCCAGGGGACCTTGGCCTAGTGACTTgatggctctgtgcctcagtttcccacttgtGAAGCAGAGGGAGTTCTACTCCTCCCTTGAGCTGTCTTGTCCCGTTAGAATGTGacagcacctagaacaatagGGCCCTTCTCAGTTAGAGCTCTAGGTACTTCAAGGGACAGCAGCAGGGAGCGCACCCCACATCCCATGGAGTGAGAGTATGTTCAGCTCCAGTGGCCCACTCCATCCCCAGCCTCTTGGCTGACCCCATGCAGGAGCCAGCGGAGAGGGCACTGGATGAGAGAGCTGAGTTTTATTCCAAGTTCTGCCAGTGACCCTgtcattgtgcctcagtttccccacctgcaaaaTGGGGTTAATGCCAGCAGCCCACTTGCGTGGAAAGTGCTTTAAAATCAAACGGGTGCTAGATAAGGGCAGCGTGTGAAAAGGCGCCGATGGGTTTTATTACACGGACAAATTGGTCACTACAACCGGGGCTGAGACCTGCTAATTCGTTTCGTATGATCCAGGCAGCAGGGAATAAGCAGTTCTGCTAGCACACCAGGGTTCCCATTTAAACCAGTGATGATGAAAGGGTCAGAGCACCTCTCTTCTTGTAGCATGCAACTCCTAACTCAGGGCCTGCGTCCAACCTGTGCTCTCGAGATGAAATGTTTGCATatccccttcccagcccctaTGAGCTCGGCCCCCAGAAAGCTGAGCACAGGATTGAGACCTTTcaggtggctaggatggtgtccctagcctctgtttgccagggaATGAGCGATAGGGGATGGAGcattgatgattccctgttctgttcaatccctctggggcacctggctttggtcACTGTTGgcagacgggatactgggctacatggatctttgctctgacccagtagggccatttttATGTTATCCACCATCAGTCATCCAACATCCTTCAGAGCTTTTATTGGTATGCCGGTTCCTTCACCTAGCCGCGAAATCCAGGCACCTCTAGGGTAGAACACAGCAGCTATTTCACAGCACACAGGAACCCTGCGAAACAGTTCAGCGCAGGAAGTGATAAAACATTCTGTATCTACATTCAACAGGAAAAGGGGGAGAGGCAGCAAGTGAATTCCCCCCTGGTGGGAAAGTGGCCAGAACGGTGGGAGAGCTCTTCTGAGAAGAAGTGCCAGCCAATCTTTAATAAGCACAGCTGCTTAGGAGAGTGGGTCTTTCATCTCACTGTTCAAATCAGCAGCCCTGGGATTAGCTGAAACCATCTCAGACAGGCTGAAATTGATGCTCTCCAGAGGAGCAAACGTTTTAACGTGATCGGTTTTAAATCTAGTTCATTCCACGAGAAAGGTCGTtagctgcccccccccaaagtatctgagcccctcacaccCTTTCCTGCAGCGGCTCTCAACCTTGCTAGacgactgtccccctttcaggaggctgatttgtcttgcgtaccccaatttcacctcacttaaaaactacttgcttgcaaGACCaggcataaaaatacagaagtgtcctGGCACGCTCTTACCGAGAGATTGCTGACTTGCTCATTTTTACCATCTCATTAGAAAATAAATCAATCggactataaatattgtacttgcatgtCAGCGTAAGGTATATagggcagtataaacaagtcggggtctgtatgaaattttagtttgtcctGACTTCGCTCGTGCTTTTTATGTCGCCTGTTGTAAAACTCGGCAAATAACTAGATGAGTGGACGTACCCCCAGGAGACCTCCGCGTAGAACCACTGCTTTCATGAACTCACCCTCCCAACAGCCATAGGAAACAGAAGGGCCATTTTCCCCATTCTGCAGCTGAGGTGGAGAAACACTAAGAGACTGGCCCAAGAcaacccaggaaggctggagtggAGCAGGAAACTGACCTTGggcttctgagtcccagtctccCACCCAAGAAATACGACCACGGATCCGTCTAATGAGAAACCTTCAACCGCTGAGACTTGAAACTGAAAATGAATTCTCTAGTGAATTACAGAGCTGTCTCTTGCTGCGTCTGGGCAGCGCTGGGCACAACGGAGCCCTGATCTCGGATACAAATCATCTCCACTTGCCATAAACAGCCAACCCCATGGAACAACTGCCCCGAATAAAGACCCAGACCAAGTGCCTTTCCTTACGGGTTAACGCTGCTCCATTCCTCCCACACCACTGCAGCTAGCAGAAAAACAAGCAAACTTACACACGACAGCGCTCTCTGCAGACTGACGACTGGATCCCGGATTCGCGAGGGGAGTAACTGCTCCTCTGCCAGTTGAATCACCTCCTTTGGCATTCGGCAGGTTGTGCCCTTCCCGtcctgcagccctggctctggggaaAGGGCAGCCCGGCTGGCCACAGCACGAGTGCAGAGAAGGCACTGTCGTGTGATGGGAACAGACGGTCTTCAGCCACTCCCCtactggggaagggccaggggaacCAATGGGTTTTCCCCATCTTTAGCTGGGCTGATTCGTCTTCTCCCAGGctgagcacccccaccccccccaatcGCTGGCAGCAGGCCTGGGAGAAAGAGGGGGGGCGAGTCCACTCGTAAATGCACACGCAGGGAAGCATTGCGAAGTTCTCTGCTGagctctgcctttccccaggacTCTCCTTCCTCGGGGAGTCTGGTGCCTTACCGGGTGAGACCACCAGGAGGGCATCCCGCTGGACTATAAGGTGggcagaaagctggctagatcatcgggctcagtgGGTAGCAATCAACAGTTCCATGTcttgttggcagccggtatcaagcggagtgccccaagggtcggtcctgaggccggtttcattcaatatcttcattaatgatctggaggatggcgtgggctgcaccctcagcaagtttgcagatgacactaaactgggaggagtggtagataattTGGAGGCCCCCGCgaggagtggaggagaggaaggagacggATGGTACAACCAGTTTGTAGTCTGTCCATTGCAATAGGAGGTAAAAGCCAGCGGGGTGGAGTCGCTCCCTACAAGGTCCCGTGTCGCAGTGCGCGAGTTAATCTCTGGATACGTTCCGTTACTGGGACTCAGAACTCAGGCTGATTGCCTGCTTGAGTGGAGAAATTATGTCCGGAGACAGGGAAACAACTGGAAAGAATGAACAGTTGAATATGACGTTGGGAAACAGCTGGGCAGATTTTGTACAAGCGTATGGGGGTAActggccccagagcctccctgcagctccacaaGCAATGGGATATCTGGGTTAATGTAGGAGCTTTGGGCTGAAAGAACCCTGGGTGACacatacgctggagggtagggataggatacagagggacctagacaaattagaggattgggccaaaagaaacctgatgaggttcaacaaggacaagtgcagagtcctgcacttcggaaggaagaatcccaggcactgctacagactagggaccgagtggccaggcagcagttctgcagaaaaggacctaggggttacggtggacgaaaagctgaatatgagtcaacagtgtgcccttgttgccaagaaggctaacggcattttgggctgtataagtaggggcattgccagcagatcgagggacgtgatcgttcccctctattcgacattggtgaggcctcatctggagtcctgtgtccagttttgggccccacactacaagaaagatgtggaaaaattggaaagagtccagtggagggcaacaaaaatgattagggggctggagcacatgactcatgaggagaggctgagggaactggggttatttagtctgcagaagagaagagtgagggaggaatTTGATAGCTTGacaggtcaggcttgacaaagccctggctggggtgatttagttggggttggtcctgctttgagcagggggttggactagatccctcctgagggcCCTTGTGACCTTGCAGTCTCTATGATTTTATAAAGATTTAATGAGTGAATATaacgtaactggaatatgcttcatgcaaaaggtcctTTGCAAGGTATCAGTACAAAGCTTATTGTCTACTGAGtatgatcatcctatttgtataaatgtatcactcttgtatctgaaactagaaatatgaaatataactccgaggccctattgtaattatgcaaagtggggccattaatggtggtttggaatcttaatggctcccagcaaccaggacaattgactggctggctctgtttgcaggcaggccttcctgtgagccaggctgggaggaaggaaggctttggggggtgggggggagtcttacagggacatgtgatcatgtcacatgaactggaatccatctttaccctggtgcttttccagtgggggctgagggggagtGGAAACCCAgaggaacaaaggattcccgccttatgcaaaagagatAGAAATGGGTGgaagagaagagaggagaggagccatcgtgaggaatcccctagctaccccctgagctggaacaagagctgtaccaggggaaagaattgtgcccaggcctggaaggggtccagtctgaggaaaaaacttactgatgcatctctgagggtgagattatctgtattcagtttgattagacacagatttgtgtgttttattttattttgcttggtgactgactttcttctgtctgttactacttggaaccacttaaatcctcctttctgtatgtaataaaatcacgttttacttattaactcagagtgtgtattaatacctgggggagcaaacagccgtgcatctctctctagcagtgttatagagggcaaacaatttctGAGTTTACCCtggataagctttatacagagtataACAGATTtctttgggtttagaccccactgggagttgggcatccgagtgttaaaggcaggaacacttctgtgagctgctttcaggtaaacctgcagctttgaggcaagtaattcagaccctgggtctgtgttggagcagacgggagtgtctggctccggcaggacagggtgctggggccccgctggcagggaaagcaggggcagaagtagtcttggcacatcgggtggcagctcgcaagggggtttctgtgatccaacccgtcatctcccaaccctgatattctgtgctTCTGTGCATTCTGCAAGTGTCCATGGCCAGGCCAGGGGCTCCAGAGATTGCAAGCTGCCTGCAGCactgcctgcccttccccaccacaCTCCTTCCTTCCTGCTTGGGCTGAAATAAGTTTGCCTCAGTGTGCAACAGAACGTGCACAAGCGCATTAGCAGAGCTGGGCACCCCACCCCGGCACCACGCCCGCCTCCAGAGACCGGAGCTGCGTAAAGGAGAGAGGGGACGTTAAAAATATGCAGGATAAATTAAGAAAATGCAACGGGCCTGGGGCACCAAGGAATCACCAATTTGCATTTCGACAGCCTCTCTCCTCAGGCGATCCCAAAGCGCTTTAGACAGCAGTTAGTTAAGGGCCACTGCATTATCCGCCCTTTtatagagggggaaactgaggcacaggggggCATGACTCACCCAaagtcattggcagagctgggaacagaacccaggaatctgaGTGTCCAGGCCTCCCCGACTGGCAGGACTCTGAACGGGAGGCAGCAGCCGCAGGACAGAAGCAAACTGCAAAGAGCCTGGCCAGATCAGAGGCCCCGGGGCTGCAGGCAGCGAGGAGGAACAGAGCCCTCATGAGCGTAAAGTCCTGATGCCAAGACCCTCCCAAGTCCCCAGAGCCAGCTTCTtgggctgggccggggggcagggagcctgctatCCACCCCTCCCCGCACAGCCTCCAGGGGAAGGCACCATCTGCCCTCTCTGGCTCCTGCACGGACACCGGCGATGCTTGCCTGCCTTCTGGGGCAatgcaggggggagggaaatcaCCTCCCTTCCAGGGTGGGGAAGAAAATCCACCACAATGGCTGGGCCACATGGTTCCTTCTCCATCATCTTCACCTCCCCCAGGCTTGGCATTCTCCCCCTCTTCCCGGCAGATCGGCCCCCTCCGGGCACAAACCCGCCCCCCCCGCTGGCCTGACTCCACAAGGGGTCCTGCCTCCCCCAGCGTTTGGTTTGGGTCCGTAAGTCCCTGCTGCCCCAGAGAGAAGCAGTGGCCAAGAGCCCCCCCCTCAAAGCCATGCTGGGTGTGAGCCTGAccctcagccagccccatggctgcCCCCTTGGACCCGGCCCTGCCAGCCCTCTGGCCACACAAGAGGAAGGACAGACCAGcggccagggagcctgcctggCACTCTGGaaagctgggttcaattccccgcTCTGCCCAGCTGACAGTGGTCATGTGACTTGatcgctgtgcctcagttcccctctgtACCGTGGCGACAGCCCCGCCCTGCCTCAGGGGGATAAATACATTAGCACTTGTGCAGCGGTCACGGGGCCCCAGAGACGTACCTTGGACCCAGATGCAGCAGGAGGGTTTCAGGGAGCCCT comes from Mauremys reevesii isolate NIE-2019 linkage group 11, ASM1616193v1, whole genome shotgun sequence and encodes:
- the GPBAR1 gene encoding G-protein coupled bile acid receptor 1, with translation MNVSGDAGGSLRLIFWLSGPLSVFIILANLFIILGILCNRKLPRAASWFFLSLLFADLLAGAALPFIPWMQFENRRGYHSCFLTHVAPNYFFLAFLANLLAVHYEKYVCINYPLHYRRFWVHRWVPLCLLLTWALPLLFACLPVLGWNQWRPSSNCSYRQIFPTAYLYLEIYGFLIPSILAMAFMSTQVLRVARRQLQEIKKVLRSVHQGQGPSELEQQLELRHAKCIASLSLIFLVCWVPYVAGLHVSVLAIQNHSLIDSDTVLILTCVGSGSAAVVPIILGLSNRQYTQFWRDVAAKGCAGCRARCCERGEAGRHQGGTSQGRAPCPQAEGVAPAPS